In one Echinicola marina genomic region, the following are encoded:
- a CDS encoding PLDc N-terminal domain-containing protein, protein MDAFFSLGIFGFLFTIVPLVLFIWALVDVIQARFASSDTKIIWVIVIILVPFIGSILYLIIGRNNKI, encoded by the coding sequence ATGGACGCTTTCTTTTCTTTAGGAATTTTTGGTTTTTTATTCACCATCGTCCCACTCGTTTTGTTTATCTGGGCATTGGTAGATGTCATTCAAGCTCGATTTGCCTCCAGTGACACAAAAATAATATGGGTCATCGTCATCATTCTTGTTCCTTTTATCGGGTCAATTTTATACCTGATCATTGGCCGAAATAATAAAATCTAG
- a CDS encoding PLD nuclease N-terminal domain-containing protein, with protein sequence MVWALVDVLKSRFSEENTKLLWVIVIILLPFIGSLLYYFIGRKDKIGSY encoded by the coding sequence ATGGTTTGGGCCTTGGTAGATGTCTTAAAATCAAGATTTTCAGAAGAAAACACCAAGCTCCTTTGGGTCATTGTCATTATCCTACTTCCATTCATTGGCTCCTTGCTTTATTATTTTATTGGAAGAAAAGATAAAATAGGATCATATTGA
- a CDS encoding OmpA family protein: MMKNCFLCFFLIGLALGACTSLPQKGKSQFAAGEYQLAIGTFSRILADNPEDADANYYVAESFRLSNRIEDALPYYDKLLEGEGSFENYMKKAKSLHDQGDYEAAAAAYKEAKEYTSSDSLLALADRGSQNIAQIENITDYWPYHELQNYELLNTSGIDYAPVVSENFLYFTSSRGASGAYPATGQGYTKLYRARADGIKVDVQNVQALPEFRNEEGLNQGAITISPDGNTIIYARGNSTNKNDLPDVSLFVSYFRGASFTDPIWMPVNEEETYWNSTPAFSSDGEVLYFASNRPGGYGGTDLYKATKLANGDFGNAQNLGPEINTAGNEMFPRPVGDKFFFASDGHPGFGKLDLFVAETIDGNRTIKNLGKNINSVGDDFGIFFTNFPKEGFLTSNREGGIGDDDIYYFEDKTPKPKVVNVFLNVKTLQNIPDEEPVTLPRTRVALYDGAKKSIGGDFSNDDGKLRFQLEPNANFTMIASKNGYFTKSISYSTIGKTPAQEDLIQDVTNIVLDTTVVLEKLELEKAIVLENIYYDLDKADIRPDAALELDKLVKILQDNPEIKIELSSHTDARASDEYNRDLSQRRAESAVNYIVSQGIDKDRLVAKGYGEDRLIIENAQTEEEHQINRRTEFKVTEIEEN; the protein is encoded by the coding sequence ATGATGAAAAATTGTTTTCTGTGTTTCTTTTTAATTGGTCTTGCCCTGGGAGCATGTACTAGCCTACCACAAAAAGGCAAAAGCCAGTTTGCCGCTGGGGAATATCAATTGGCAATTGGCACTTTTTCGAGAATTTTGGCGGACAATCCTGAAGATGCAGATGCCAACTACTATGTAGCAGAAAGCTTCAGGCTTTCCAACCGTATTGAGGATGCTCTCCCCTATTATGACAAACTCTTGGAAGGAGAAGGCTCTTTTGAAAACTATATGAAAAAGGCCAAAAGCCTCCATGACCAGGGGGACTATGAAGCCGCTGCCGCTGCCTATAAAGAAGCCAAAGAATACACCAGCAGTGACTCATTGCTTGCCCTAGCGGATAGAGGATCGCAAAACATTGCCCAAATTGAAAATATCACAGATTATTGGCCATATCACGAGCTTCAAAACTACGAACTGCTGAACACATCAGGAATTGACTATGCGCCAGTAGTGAGTGAAAACTTCCTTTACTTCACCAGCTCTCGAGGAGCAAGTGGAGCCTACCCAGCAACTGGACAAGGCTACACCAAACTCTATAGGGCCCGAGCTGACGGAATAAAGGTAGACGTCCAAAATGTGCAGGCCCTTCCGGAATTCAGAAACGAAGAAGGCTTGAACCAAGGCGCCATCACCATCAGCCCTGATGGTAATACGATCATTTATGCCAGAGGAAATAGCACCAATAAAAACGATCTTCCTGATGTAAGCCTTTTTGTCTCCTACTTTAGAGGAGCTAGCTTTACTGATCCTATTTGGATGCCAGTAAACGAGGAAGAAACCTACTGGAATTCAACACCGGCGTTTAGCTCCGATGGAGAAGTTTTATACTTTGCTTCCAATAGACCCGGAGGCTATGGAGGAACTGATCTTTATAAAGCCACCAAGTTAGCCAATGGTGACTTTGGCAATGCTCAAAATTTGGGACCAGAAATCAATACTGCGGGAAATGAAATGTTCCCCAGACCAGTGGGTGATAAATTTTTCTTCGCCTCTGATGGCCATCCAGGATTTGGGAAATTGGACCTCTTTGTTGCTGAAACCATTGACGGCAATAGGACTATTAAGAACCTAGGCAAGAACATTAACTCCGTAGGAGATGACTTTGGGATCTTCTTCACCAACTTTCCTAAAGAAGGTTTCCTCACCTCCAACAGAGAAGGTGGGATTGGTGATGATGATATTTATTACTTTGAGGATAAAACCCCAAAACCAAAGGTGGTCAATGTATTCTTAAATGTAAAAACCTTGCAAAACATCCCTGACGAAGAACCTGTCACGCTTCCAAGGACAAGGGTAGCCCTCTATGATGGTGCAAAAAAATCCATTGGGGGGGACTTCTCCAATGATGATGGAAAACTCCGTTTCCAATTGGAGCCTAATGCTAATTTCACCATGATTGCCTCCAAAAACGGCTATTTCACCAAAAGCATCAGTTATTCTACTATTGGAAAAACGCCAGCGCAAGAAGACTTGATCCAAGACGTCACCAATATTGTTTTGGACACCACCGTTGTATTGGAAAAATTGGAACTTGAAAAAGCCATTGTCTTAGAAAACATTTATTATGATTTGGACAAAGCAGACATCCGACCTGATGCAGCTTTAGAATTGGACAAATTGGTTAAAATCCTACAGGACAATCCTGAAATCAAGATTGAGCTAAGTTCACACACCGATGCAAGAGCCAGTGACGAATACAATAGGGATCTTTCCCAACGTAGAGCAGAATCTGCGGTCAACTATATTGTTTCCCAAGGAATTGACAAAGACAGATTGGTAGCCAAAGGTTATGGTGAAGACAGGCTGATCATTGAAAATGCACAGACTGAAGAAGAACATCAAATCAACCGAAGAACTGAATTCAAGGTCACAGAAATTGAGGAAAATTAA
- a CDS encoding AIR synthase related protein: protein MDERYMQRGVSASKEDVHQAISKLDKGLYPKAFCKIVEDTLGNDPNYCNVMHADGAGTKSSLAYLYWKETGDLSVWKGIAQDAIIMNIDDLLCVGAINNILVSSTIGRNKNLIPGEVISAIINGTEEVLQMLRDNGVNAVLTGGETADVGDLVRTVIVDSTVTARMRRDEVISNDNIKAGDVIVGIASHGQAKYETAYNGGMGSNGLTSARHDVFNKVLKTKYPESFDPSVPEDLLYTGKYNLTDPAPGTSVNVGQLVLSPTRTYAPIMVEALKYLRPQIHGLVHCSGGAQTKVLHFVDNVHVVKDNLFETPPLFKIIQEESGTDWKEMYKVFNMGHRMEVYLEEKYAEEIIDIAEFHGVDAQIIGRVEPHEGKKVTIKSEHGTFEY from the coding sequence ATGGACGAAAGATATATGCAAAGAGGCGTATCAGCCTCAAAGGAGGATGTGCACCAGGCCATTTCCAAACTTGACAAAGGACTTTACCCAAAGGCATTTTGCAAAATTGTGGAAGACACTTTAGGCAATGATCCTAATTACTGTAATGTCATGCATGCGGATGGTGCGGGAACCAAATCCTCACTTGCTTATTTATACTGGAAAGAGACAGGGGACTTGAGTGTGTGGAAAGGTATCGCCCAGGACGCCATCATTATGAATATTGACGATCTACTTTGTGTGGGCGCCATCAACAATATATTGGTCTCCTCCACCATTGGTAGAAACAAAAACCTTATCCCTGGTGAAGTAATTTCCGCCATCATCAATGGTACCGAAGAAGTCCTACAGATGCTTCGAGATAATGGTGTCAATGCTGTACTTACAGGAGGTGAAACAGCTGATGTGGGAGATCTTGTAAGAACGGTAATTGTAGACAGCACTGTTACTGCCAGAATGCGCAGGGATGAGGTTATCTCCAATGACAATATCAAAGCTGGCGATGTGATAGTTGGTATTGCCTCTCATGGCCAGGCCAAATATGAAACTGCCTATAACGGCGGCATGGGAAGTAATGGCCTTACTTCTGCCAGACATGACGTTTTTAACAAGGTATTGAAAACAAAATATCCAGAGAGCTTCGATCCATCAGTTCCAGAAGACTTATTATATACGGGTAAATACAACCTTACTGACCCTGCTCCTGGCACCTCTGTAAATGTCGGTCAGTTGGTACTTTCTCCAACAAGAACTTATGCCCCTATCATGGTAGAGGCGTTGAAATATTTACGTCCACAAATCCATGGTTTGGTTCACTGCAGTGGTGGTGCACAAACCAAGGTGCTTCACTTCGTGGACAATGTGCACGTGGTCAAAGACAACCTTTTCGAAACTCCTCCTTTGTTTAAAATCATCCAGGAAGAGAGTGGCACAGATTGGAAAGAAATGTACAAGGTTTTCAATATGGGCCACCGAATGGAGGTTTATTTGGAAGAAAAATATGCCGAGGAGATCATTGACATCGCGGAGTTCCATGGTGTAGATGCACAAATCATTGGACGAGTTGAGCCTCATGAAGGCAAAAAAGTCACGATCAAAAGTGAACACGGTACCTTTGAGTATTGA
- a CDS encoding neutral/alkaline non-lysosomal ceramidase N-terminal domain-containing protein yields the protein MLQKLLKTLAWTTGLLLFLAGLLLTEVDRSAPKEQEYYQETLNAIENLDFKSSTGQSWLAGWAKVNATPKEPASLVGYKPRGKYKFVQDSSYVKALVLGNGHQNIAYLNYELLIVHPFLAKSINEGIKAANLPIDQVYFTATHTHSGMGGYIPGLMGKIAFGGYDQKIINLLTQKSIEGIKQSLDSQENVSITYQKHSAPDFVTNRFVKEDPIDPFIRQLVFTKSNGKKGTFFTYTAHATCLSSKFMGLSGDYPYYLTEYMMDDYDFALFAAGTVGSHSPLPPGNKPKDIKTYAHQLDSLMETPSMNIDTIVSKNIKLTTLIPSLPEATYRISDNIKLRPWVFNNLFGDTNSHFDVLQIGNTIMISSSGEISGVFYEKWEKMAEEKGLNLIITSFNGGYMGYIVPDKYYERHYHEVRDMNWFGPYSGSFFDDIITNIISVAKE from the coding sequence ATGCTGCAAAAACTCTTAAAAACACTGGCCTGGACAACAGGCCTTTTACTTTTTCTAGCAGGTCTACTCCTTACTGAAGTAGACAGGAGTGCTCCTAAGGAACAGGAGTACTATCAAGAAACCTTAAATGCCATTGAAAATCTTGATTTTAAAAGTTCCACTGGACAATCTTGGTTAGCCGGCTGGGCAAAAGTAAATGCCACCCCTAAAGAACCTGCTAGTCTAGTAGGCTATAAACCTCGTGGCAAGTATAAGTTTGTTCAGGACAGCAGCTATGTTAAGGCTTTGGTTTTGGGCAATGGACATCAAAACATTGCCTACCTCAATTATGAGCTACTGATTGTTCACCCCTTCTTGGCAAAGAGTATTAATGAGGGCATTAAGGCTGCAAACCTTCCTATAGACCAAGTTTATTTTACTGCCACCCATACCCACAGCGGAATGGGAGGTTATATTCCAGGCTTAATGGGTAAAATTGCCTTTGGGGGCTATGATCAGAAAATCATCAACTTGCTGACTCAAAAATCCATTGAGGGCATCAAACAATCCCTTGATAGCCAGGAAAACGTCAGCATCACTTATCAAAAACACAGCGCCCCAGATTTTGTTACCAATAGATTTGTCAAAGAAGACCCCATAGACCCTTTTATCCGACAGTTGGTATTCACAAAAAGTAATGGAAAAAAAGGAACGTTCTTTACTTATACAGCCCATGCTACCTGCCTGAGCAGTAAATTTATGGGCCTCTCAGGTGATTATCCTTATTATCTCACTGAATACATGATGGATGATTATGACTTTGCTCTTTTCGCCGCTGGTACTGTGGGAAGCCACAGCCCATTACCACCGGGCAACAAGCCGAAAGATATCAAAACTTACGCCCATCAGCTAGACAGCCTCATGGAAACACCTTCCATGAATATTGATACCATTGTATCCAAAAACATTAAATTAACCACACTGATTCCTTCATTACCCGAAGCCACTTACAGGATTTCCGACAACATCAAACTTAGGCCATGGGTGTTCAACAACTTGTTTGGAGACACCAATAGTCATTTCGACGTTTTACAAATAGGAAATACTATCATGATTTCAAGTAGCGGTGAAATATCAGGAGTATTTTACGAAAAATGGGAGAAGATGGCAGAAGAAAAGGGACTAAACCTTATAATAACATCGTTTAACGGTGGGTATATGGGCTATATCGTTCCTGACAAATATTACGAAAGACATTATCACGAAGTCCGCGACATGAACTGGTTTGGCCCTTACAGTGGTTCATTCTTCGATGATATCATCACCAATATCATTTCCGTGGCAAAAGAATAG
- a CDS encoding class I SAM-dependent methyltransferase produces MDINLYDRVVFFYDRLAALVLGRDYIESKQAFLDQVSAGDKVLYIGGGTGTNLSEILSKLGSNGKVFFVDASQNMISKAANNVPQIFRDRVVFLKQNDFRELPKHRFDVILTQFLLDLLPDSEIEVLFKEIDLRSDHETNWIFTDFIDHPKRKIMQYLMILFFRLLTKNPRKDLPDYFIYFNKYGWEVSSKRGFKGDWIQAWLCKLKN; encoded by the coding sequence ATGGATATTAACCTTTACGATAGGGTAGTGTTTTTTTACGATCGCTTGGCTGCTTTGGTCCTTGGTAGGGATTATATAGAAAGTAAACAGGCTTTTTTGGATCAAGTTTCAGCTGGTGATAAGGTACTTTATATAGGTGGGGGAACGGGTACCAACCTGTCAGAAATCTTATCTAAACTTGGCAGTAATGGGAAGGTTTTCTTTGTGGATGCTTCACAGAATATGATCAGTAAAGCAGCAAATAATGTTCCGCAGATTTTTAGAGATAGGGTGGTTTTTTTGAAGCAAAATGATTTTCGTGAATTGCCGAAGCATCGATTTGATGTAATTCTCACACAGTTTTTATTGGATTTGTTGCCGGACAGTGAAATTGAGGTTTTATTCAAGGAAATTGATCTACGAAGTGACCATGAAACCAATTGGATTTTTACAGACTTTATTGATCATCCTAAGAGAAAGATTATGCAGTATTTGATGATTTTATTTTTTAGGTTGCTGACTAAAAACCCTAGAAAAGACCTTCCTGATTATTTTATCTATTTTAATAAATATGGATGGGAAGTCAGTAGTAAAAGGGGTTTTAAAGGTGATTGGATTCAGGCATGGCTTTGTAAACTAAAGAATTAA
- a CDS encoding GDSL-type esterase/lipase family protein: protein MKKFLFTILCLLSFNALSVGQNQIKVACVGNSITQGPGREHPDSWPLLMQDILGKDYLVKNFGVSGRTLLKKGDYPYWNEPQFQEVQDFNANIIVIKLGTNDSKPQNWRYKEEFVDDYIAMINTFKSSMEEDGAIYVCMPVPVFKDNFGINAIAMKEMEPMLRKIIKTTGVKKINLYKPLKKHGDLFPDGIHPNKTGNQIMAESVAKKIK from the coding sequence ATGAAGAAATTTCTTTTTACCATCCTATGCCTTTTAAGCTTTAACGCACTCTCAGTGGGGCAAAATCAAATAAAAGTAGCCTGTGTAGGAAACAGTATCACCCAAGGTCCCGGCAGAGAACACCCTGACAGCTGGCCACTTTTAATGCAAGACATATTGGGAAAAGATTATCTAGTAAAAAACTTTGGAGTAAGTGGTAGAACCTTATTAAAAAAGGGGGATTACCCATATTGGAATGAACCGCAGTTTCAAGAAGTACAGGACTTCAACGCGAACATCATAGTGATCAAACTAGGCACCAATGATTCAAAGCCGCAAAACTGGAGGTACAAAGAGGAATTTGTCGATGATTATATCGCTATGATCAATACTTTCAAATCCAGCATGGAAGAAGATGGAGCTATTTATGTTTGCATGCCTGTCCCCGTTTTCAAAGACAATTTTGGCATCAACGCCATAGCCATGAAAGAAATGGAACCCATGCTTAGGAAAATCATTAAAACTACCGGGGTAAAAAAGATCAACTTATATAAGCCGCTCAAAAAACATGGTGATCTTTTCCCTGACGGGATCCACCCAAACAAAACAGGCAACCAAATCATGGCTGAATCAGTGGCAAAAAAAATCAAGTAA
- the gcvP gene encoding aminomethyl-transferring glycine dehydrogenase codes for MKIDLNPSVKFENRHNGPSSQEVTEMLGKIGVSSIDELIDQTIPKAIQLEKPLNLPTAKSEAAFLKDFRKLASKNKIYKSFIGLGYYDTIVPGVILRNVLENPGWYTAYTPYQAEIAQGRLEALVNFQTMVMDLTGMELANASLLDEGTAAAEAMNMLFAARPREKKKASKFFVDEKVFLQTREILKTRALPVGVELVQGPLSELDLTDPALYGVMLQYPNADGEVIDYKSLVQSAIENKVSTAFAADLLSLTLLTPPGEMGADVVVGTTQRFGVPMGFGGPHAAYFATKEVYKRQVPGRIIGISLDKDGNKAYRMALQTREQHIKRERATSNICTAQVLLAVMAGMYGVYHGPKGLKDIAAKIHGLAKLTAKGLEKLGFVQENKDYFDTLKIKVDDVQQSKITAFALSHEMNFRYEPGYVFLAFDEAKTLEDVESIIEVFARTTHMSAEEVDLGPLAEDLAFEVAEGLERTSSYMDHMIFNAFHSEHEMLRYIKRLENRDLSLVHSMISLGSCTMKLNATAEMIPVTWPEFGQLHPFAPQDQAAGYYELFQDLRNWLTEITGFAETSLQPNSGAQGEFAGLMVIRAYHESRGESHRNIALIPSSAHGTNPASAVMAGMKVVIVKCDELGNIDIEDLKAKADKHKDNLSSFLVTYPSTHGVFEEAIREMCQIIHDNGGQVYMDGANMNAQVGLTSPGNIGADVCHLNLHKTFCIPHGGGGPGMGPICVAKHLEPFLPSNPIVKTGGQQAITAISAAPFGSASILPISYAYIAMMGRDGLKHATQTAILNANYIKARLSEYFPILYTGSQGRAAHEMIVDFREFKAVDVEVEDIAKRLIDYGFHSPTVSFPVAGTLMIEPTESETKAELDRFCDALISIREEIRAIEEGKMDKVNNLLKNAPHTANMVMSETWEFPYSREQAVYPLEYVRNSKFWPTVRRIDSAYGDRNLVCSCIPTEEYEQEEVVS; via the coding sequence ATGAAAATTGATTTGAACCCCTCTGTAAAGTTTGAAAATCGCCATAATGGACCTTCTTCTCAGGAGGTTACCGAAATGCTAGGCAAAATAGGTGTTTCGTCCATTGATGAGCTGATTGACCAAACTATCCCCAAAGCGATTCAGCTGGAGAAACCATTGAATTTACCAACAGCCAAGTCTGAAGCGGCCTTTTTAAAGGATTTCAGGAAATTGGCTTCAAAAAATAAAATCTACAAATCATTTATAGGTTTGGGGTATTATGATACCATTGTGCCGGGAGTAATCCTAAGAAATGTATTAGAGAACCCAGGATGGTATACTGCCTATACTCCTTACCAAGCGGAAATTGCCCAAGGACGTTTGGAGGCATTGGTTAACTTCCAGACCATGGTGATGGACCTTACCGGTATGGAGTTGGCAAATGCTTCGCTTTTGGACGAAGGAACTGCAGCTGCAGAGGCAATGAACATGCTTTTTGCTGCCAGGCCCAGAGAAAAGAAAAAGGCGTCCAAATTTTTTGTGGATGAAAAAGTGTTCTTACAAACCAGGGAAATTCTTAAAACCCGTGCCCTTCCTGTTGGAGTTGAGTTAGTACAAGGGCCTTTGAGTGAACTTGATTTAACAGATCCAGCGCTGTATGGCGTTATGCTCCAATACCCTAATGCGGATGGCGAAGTAATTGACTATAAGTCTTTGGTTCAAAGTGCAATTGAAAATAAAGTTTCTACTGCCTTTGCCGCAGATTTGTTGTCATTGACCCTTTTGACACCTCCTGGTGAAATGGGAGCAGATGTGGTAGTAGGAACTACCCAGCGTTTTGGTGTGCCAATGGGATTTGGAGGGCCGCATGCCGCTTATTTTGCCACGAAAGAGGTTTACAAAAGACAGGTTCCAGGAAGAATTATTGGTATATCTTTGGATAAGGATGGCAATAAGGCCTACAGGATGGCGCTTCAGACCAGAGAACAACATATTAAAAGAGAAAGAGCGACTTCAAATATCTGTACTGCACAAGTTTTATTGGCAGTAATGGCGGGTATGTATGGAGTGTATCATGGGCCTAAGGGTTTGAAAGATATTGCAGCTAAGATTCACGGCTTAGCCAAGCTTACTGCTAAAGGCTTGGAAAAACTTGGATTCGTGCAAGAAAACAAGGATTATTTCGATACGCTCAAGATAAAAGTGGATGATGTTCAGCAGTCAAAAATCACTGCTTTTGCATTGTCCCACGAGATGAACTTCCGTTATGAGCCAGGTTATGTTTTCTTGGCTTTCGATGAAGCTAAGACCTTGGAAGATGTGGAAAGCATCATTGAAGTGTTTGCCAGAACGACGCATATGAGTGCGGAAGAGGTGGACTTGGGGCCTTTGGCGGAAGACCTGGCTTTTGAAGTTGCTGAAGGACTGGAAAGAACTTCAAGTTATATGGATCATATGATTTTCAATGCTTTCCATTCTGAGCATGAAATGTTGAGATATATCAAGCGATTGGAAAATAGGGATCTTTCTTTGGTTCACTCAATGATCTCGCTCGGTTCATGTACTATGAAGCTGAATGCGACAGCGGAAATGATTCCGGTTACTTGGCCAGAATTTGGTCAATTACACCCATTTGCCCCTCAAGATCAAGCAGCGGGATATTATGAGTTGTTCCAAGATCTGAGGAACTGGTTGACAGAAATTACCGGGTTTGCAGAGACTTCACTGCAACCTAATTCTGGTGCGCAAGGTGAATTTGCAGGGTTGATGGTAATCAGAGCTTATCATGAAAGCAGGGGGGAAAGCCATAGAAATATTGCTTTGATTCCTTCTTCTGCACACGGTACCAATCCTGCTTCTGCGGTTATGGCCGGCATGAAAGTGGTTATCGTGAAGTGCGATGAGCTGGGAAATATTGATATAGAGGATCTTAAGGCAAAAGCTGATAAGCATAAAGATAATTTATCTTCTTTCTTGGTGACTTATCCATCGACTCATGGGGTATTTGAGGAGGCTATCCGTGAAATGTGCCAAATTATCCATGATAATGGAGGTCAGGTATATATGGATGGAGCCAATATGAATGCACAGGTAGGCTTGACCAGTCCAGGGAATATTGGAGCGGATGTTTGTCACCTTAACTTACACAAAACCTTCTGTATTCCTCATGGAGGAGGAGGACCAGGTATGGGCCCAATCTGTGTGGCCAAACATTTGGAGCCATTCTTGCCAAGTAACCCAATCGTGAAGACAGGTGGCCAGCAGGCGATCACGGCAATTTCTGCGGCTCCTTTTGGAAGTGCCAGTATTTTGCCGATCTCTTACGCCTATATTGCTATGATGGGAAGAGATGGGTTAAAGCATGCTACACAGACAGCCATCCTAAATGCGAATTATATTAAGGCCCGATTGAGTGAGTATTTCCCTATTTTATATACGGGTTCCCAAGGGCGTGCAGCGCACGAAATGATCGTTGATTTCAGGGAATTCAAAGCGGTGGATGTTGAAGTGGAAGATATTGCCAAGCGATTGATCGATTATGGTTTCCATTCACCAACAGTTTCTTTCCCAGTGGCTGGAACTTTGATGATCGAGCCAACTGAGTCTGAAACCAAAGCAGAGCTGGATAGGTTCTGTGATGCTTTGATCAGTATCCGTGAGGAAATCAGGGCCATCGAAGAGGGAAAGATGGATAAAGTGAATAACCTTTTGAAAAATGCTCCTCATACAGCCAATATGGTGATGAGTGAAACATGGGAATTCCCTTATTCAAGAGAGCAGGCAGTTTATCCTTTGGAATATGTGAGAAACAGTAAGTTCTGGCCTACTGTAAGAAGGATAGATTCAGCTTATGGAGACAGAAACTTAGTATGTAGCTGTATTCCTACTGAGGAATATGAACAAGAAGAGGTGGTATCTTAA
- a CDS encoding M28 family peptidase, whose product MKRNYFVASALGVLLSLQVSAQQTSMVEKYASTIKDSDLKEYLTYLASDELEGRETGKKGQKLAAEFLAKFYQENGLEGPVDGSYFQKFNLVSVKWKEVELRIGKQNLVNNEDFVFIGDGNMKKRSKTDLVYLGLASDENLAKVDVKDKLVGLWSIGQRAGDQINKIMDAGAAGVVVVTMEGQANFDRIANRYKSLSNSGRIGFDKPTDQKPVFMVSSEKMASLFGKSIEELKEAAKSNPASIESQKARYKVEKAKEIVDTENVMAFLEGTDKKEEILVVSSHYDHVGINSKGEINNGADDDGSGTVSVMEIAQAFATAAKEGHKPRRSVLFLNVTGEEKGLLGSEYYTDNPVFPLENTVNNLNIDMVGRIGYEYQDAENQDYVYVIGSEMLSSHLKKILEYNNITHTNLILDYKYDAPDDPNRFYYRSDHYNFAKHNIPVAFFFNGVHDDYHQPSDTVDKIEFKLMEKRAKLIFYTAWDLANRENRTPVDGSNDRGER is encoded by the coding sequence ATGAAGAGGAACTATTTCGTGGCCAGCGCTTTGGGAGTTTTGCTTTCCCTGCAGGTCAGTGCACAACAAACATCTATGGTGGAAAAATACGCCTCCACTATCAAGGACTCCGATTTGAAGGAGTATTTGACTTATTTGGCATCTGATGAACTAGAAGGACGTGAGACCGGCAAAAAAGGTCAAAAACTTGCCGCAGAGTTTCTTGCAAAATTTTATCAGGAAAATGGACTGGAAGGCCCCGTTGACGGAAGTTACTTTCAGAAATTCAACCTAGTATCGGTCAAGTGGAAAGAGGTGGAACTAAGGATAGGTAAACAAAACCTAGTCAATAACGAGGATTTCGTATTTATCGGTGATGGGAATATGAAAAAAAGATCCAAAACCGATTTGGTTTACTTAGGTCTTGCGAGCGACGAAAACTTGGCCAAAGTAGATGTTAAAGACAAACTAGTTGGTCTTTGGTCTATCGGTCAGCGTGCTGGAGACCAAATCAACAAGATCATGGATGCGGGTGCTGCTGGTGTGGTAGTGGTGACCATGGAAGGACAAGCCAACTTTGACCGAATAGCCAATAGATACAAGAGCCTGAGCAATAGCGGAAGGATAGGTTTTGACAAACCAACCGATCAAAAACCAGTATTTATGGTCAGTTCTGAAAAAATGGCCAGCCTTTTTGGCAAGTCCATAGAAGAATTGAAAGAAGCCGCTAAAAGCAATCCTGCATCAATTGAAAGTCAAAAAGCTAGGTACAAGGTAGAAAAAGCCAAAGAGATCGTAGACACTGAAAACGTAATGGCTTTCTTGGAAGGAACCGATAAGAAAGAGGAAATCTTGGTTGTTTCATCCCACTATGACCACGTAGGCATTAACAGCAAAGGTGAAATCAATAACGGTGCTGATGATGACGGATCTGGTACTGTTTCCGTAATGGAAATTGCACAGGCTTTTGCTACCGCAGCAAAAGAAGGCCACAAGCCAAGGAGATCTGTACTTTTTTTGAACGTTACTGGTGAAGAAAAAGGATTATTAGGTTCTGAATACTATACAGACAATCCTGTTTTCCCATTGGAAAACACAGTCAACAACTTGAACATCGATATGGTAGGTAGGATCGGTTACGAATACCAAGATGCCGAAAACCAAGATTATGTCTATGTGATCGGGTCGGAAATGCTATCCTCACATCTAAAAAAAATCCTTGAATACAATAATATCACGCATACTAACCTGATCTTGGATTATAAGTATGACGCTCCAGATGATCCGAATAGGTTCTACTACCGTTCTGACCATTATAACTTCGCCAAACATAATATTCCAGTCGCGTTCTTTTTCAACGGTGTACATGATGACTACCACCAGCCTTCTGACACTGTGGACAAGATCGAATTCAAGCTGATGGAAAAAAGAGCAAAATTGATTTTCTATACTGCTTGGGATTTGGCCAACAGGGAAAACAGAACTCCTGTAGATGGCAGCAATGACCGTGGAGAAAGATAA